A section of the Rhizomicrobium sp. genome encodes:
- a CDS encoding DUF1150 family protein, translating to MSNEMKMDNNAPAFGGGRLTYIKPTGDEEAHRLGLIPPGITLPKGVKLYVLHAVDGSVLGYTDAYDSAYGAAVQNELTPVSVH from the coding sequence ATGAGCAATGAAATGAAAATGGACAACAATGCGCCCGCCTTCGGCGGCGGCCGGCTGACCTACATCAAGCCGACGGGCGACGAAGAGGCCCACCGGCTGGGCCTGATCCCTCCGGGGATCACGCTTCCGAAAGGCGTGAAGCTCTATGTGCTGCACGCCGTCGACGGCAGCGTGCTGGGCTACACCGACGCCTATGACAGCGCCTATGGCGCGGCGGTGCAGAACGAACTGACGCCTGTCTCCGTGCATTAG
- a CDS encoding Hsp20 family protein — protein sequence MNRNVYFNSPFLLGFEHLERLLERTAKSAGDGYPPYNIEQSAEDKLKITLAVAGFGRDELGVTVEGRQLVIRGKQVEANDKTFLHRGIAARQFQRAFVLAEGIEVSGAELENGLLTIELSRPAADSVVRTIDIRTRAGNTNVKGEGVQS from the coding sequence ATGAACAGGAATGTTTACTTCAACAGCCCGTTTCTCCTGGGTTTCGAGCACCTCGAACGCCTGCTCGAACGAACCGCCAAAAGCGCCGGAGACGGCTACCCGCCGTACAACATCGAGCAGTCGGCCGAGGACAAACTCAAGATCACGCTCGCGGTCGCCGGCTTCGGCCGGGACGAGTTGGGCGTCACCGTCGAGGGCCGCCAACTGGTCATCCGGGGCAAGCAGGTTGAGGCCAACGACAAAACGTTCCTTCACCGCGGCATCGCGGCACGACAATTCCAGCGTGCTTTCGTGCTGGCCGAAGGGATCGAAGTTTCCGGTGCGGAGTTGGAAAATGGGTTGCTCACGATCGAGCTCTCCCGTCCAGCCGCGGACAGCGTCGTGCGGACGATCGACATCCGGACGCGTGCCGGCAATACGAATGTGAAGGGCGAAGGAGTTCAGTCATGA
- a CDS encoding SRPBCC domain-containing protein → MSNTATETRSITVEREFPFAPEKLWRALTQPHLIAEWLMQNDFEPVVDRRFNLRADWGTVDCKVLTVEPNRTLSYTWEAMGLESVIVWTLTRTDAGTHLRMVQSGFRPDQTRAYQGATFGWQRFFANLEQVLARP, encoded by the coding sequence ATGAGCAACACCGCGACCGAAACGCGCTCCATCACCGTCGAGCGCGAATTCCCGTTTGCGCCGGAAAAGCTCTGGCGCGCGCTCACCCAGCCGCATCTGATCGCGGAGTGGCTCATGCAGAACGACTTCGAGCCCGTCGTCGACCGCCGCTTCAATCTCCGCGCCGATTGGGGAACGGTCGACTGCAAAGTCCTGACCGTCGAGCCGAACCGGACGCTGTCTTACACCTGGGAAGCGATGGGGCTCGAGAGCGTCATCGTCTGGACACTCACGCGGACGGACGCGGGAACCCATCTGCGCATGGTGCAGTCCGGCTTCCGGCCGGATCAGACCCGCGCCTATCAGGGCGCCACGTTCGGCTGGCAGAGATTCTTCGCGAACCTGGAACAGGTCCTGGCGCGGCCATGA
- a CDS encoding metalloregulator ArsR/SmtB family transcription factor, which produces MPTAHDMLFRTLADPTRRAIFERLCREGEATVGALTARAGVSQPAVSKHLGVLKQAGLVRDRHEGRQTHYSARLRALAPLIDWTSRMTGFWQGRFDKLEDLLKRMDQ; this is translated from the coding sequence ATGCCGACCGCCCATGACATGCTCTTCCGGACCCTCGCCGATCCGACAAGGCGGGCCATCTTCGAGCGGCTGTGCCGCGAAGGCGAGGCGACCGTCGGAGCCCTGACGGCACGGGCCGGCGTCTCGCAGCCGGCCGTCTCCAAGCATCTGGGCGTCCTGAAGCAGGCCGGCCTGGTGCGCGACCGCCACGAAGGCCGCCAGACGCATTACAGCGCGCGGCTTCGCGCCCTGGCGCCGCTGATCGACTGGACGAGCCGGATGACCGGCTTCTGGCAAGGCCGTTTCGACAAACTCGAAGATCTTCTCAAAAGGATGGACCAATGA
- a CDS encoding YncE family protein: protein MKHRLLALLAATVLACPLPAFAGQAPFAAAAPDIPLSHHDRVYAAEQFSNTVSVTDPASNTLLGVIRLGDPQPGNLSPLYRGQVLVHGMGFSPDRKTIAVVSIGTNSVSFIDTATNTVKHVAYVGRAPHEAFFTPDGSEVWVTVRGEDYVAVLDGTTFAEKTRIKVPNGPGMQIFSPDGTYGYVCSSFTPETVVVTVADHRIVGHVPQASPFCPNIAASPDGTQVWFTLKDVGKTQVFDAKPPFALLQTIDTGPITNHVNFAHNANGTFAYVTVGGLNVVKVFRTDTFAPVATIPVGNLPHGVWPSGDGARVYVGLENADGLAAIDTLTNTVIATVPIGQAAQAVNYVPGAVPDGDGLQGLQPLGVAGVTAHLAMSPDGKANGVPPTSVSLFDQGLSQVLEASVTGLAPKQPYVLALAAKPDGSGALEPLSAFTTNPAGSAIVNAVGPIRQIVQDAAKPQRRYLVILAGTPDKLGPPVQRQIP, encoded by the coding sequence GTGAAGCATCGCCTGCTCGCCCTGTTGGCCGCCACCGTCCTCGCCTGTCCCTTGCCCGCCTTCGCCGGACAGGCGCCCTTCGCCGCCGCCGCTCCCGACATACCGCTGAGCCACCACGACCGCGTCTACGCGGCCGAGCAGTTCTCCAACACCGTCTCCGTCACCGATCCGGCCAGCAACACGCTGCTCGGCGTCATCCGCCTCGGCGATCCGCAGCCGGGCAATCTCAGCCCGCTCTACCGCGGCCAGGTCCTGGTGCACGGCATGGGCTTCTCGCCCGACCGCAAGACGATCGCCGTGGTCTCCATCGGCACCAATTCCGTCAGCTTCATCGACACCGCGACCAACACGGTAAAGCACGTCGCCTATGTCGGCCGCGCTCCGCACGAGGCGTTCTTCACGCCGGACGGCAGCGAGGTCTGGGTGACGGTGCGCGGCGAGGATTATGTCGCGGTGCTCGACGGCACGACCTTCGCGGAGAAGACGCGGATCAAGGTGCCCAACGGCCCCGGCATGCAGATCTTCTCGCCCGACGGCACATACGGCTATGTCTGCTCGTCCTTCACGCCCGAGACCGTCGTCGTCACCGTCGCCGACCACCGGATCGTCGGCCATGTGCCGCAGGCCAGCCCGTTCTGCCCCAACATCGCCGCGTCGCCCGACGGCACGCAGGTCTGGTTCACGCTCAAGGATGTCGGCAAGACCCAGGTGTTCGACGCCAAGCCGCCCTTCGCGCTGCTCCAGACCATCGACACCGGTCCGATCACCAACCATGTGAACTTCGCGCACAACGCCAACGGCACGTTTGCGTATGTGACGGTCGGCGGCCTGAACGTCGTCAAGGTGTTCCGTACCGACACCTTCGCGCCGGTCGCGACGATTCCGGTCGGCAACCTGCCGCACGGCGTCTGGCCGTCGGGCGACGGCGCGCGCGTCTATGTCGGGCTCGAGAACGCGGACGGCCTCGCCGCCATCGACACGCTGACCAACACGGTGATCGCGACCGTCCCCATCGGCCAGGCGGCCCAGGCCGTGAACTACGTCCCCGGCGCGGTGCCGGACGGCGATGGCCTGCAGGGCCTCCAGCCGCTCGGCGTCGCCGGCGTGACCGCCCATCTGGCGATGTCGCCGGACGGCAAGGCGAACGGTGTGCCGCCGACCAGCGTCTCGCTGTTCGACCAGGGCCTCTCCCAGGTGCTGGAGGCCTCCGTGACGGGTCTGGCGCCCAAGCAGCCCTATGTCCTGGCCCTGGCCGCCAAGCCGGACGGCAGCGGCGCGCTGGAGCCCTTGTCGGCCTTCACGACCAACCCGGCCGGCTCGGCCATCGTCAACGCGGTCGGACCCATCCGGCAGATCGTGCAGGACGCCGCCAAGCCGCAGCGCCGCTACCTCGTGATCCTGGCGGGCACGCCCGACAAGCTCGGCCCGCCCGTCCAGCGCCAGATCCCTTGA
- a CDS encoding aminodeoxychorismate synthase component I yields MQSSPTVILDDATPGAERLLRFGAPDAVVQARRPDEVPAALARIEAALAAGRHVAGWFGYELGYVLEPHLAPLRWPDDRAPLLWFGIFDAPESVSRAGLAAAGRAYAGPLRHEWDEAAYGRRFDRVHAYIGAGDIYQANLSFRSRFAFAGDPLALYLRLRDRAQAAHGAYIDDGERQILSLSPELFFRIAPQGRIWARPMKGTAPRGADELSDARARAALAVSPKDRAENLMIVDLVRNDIGRLALIGSVAVEDLFAVETYPTLHTMVSTVTAQLKPGTRVEQIVRALFPCGSITGAPKIRAMEIIRELEQSPRGLYCGAIGHFAPDGSASFNVAIRTIAIERGRGTLGIGGAVVQDSRADAEYAECLLKARYFDSVREPIGLIETLRWESGFVRPDRHLARMEASAAFLSLPFDRHAALAALSAAVARAREPLRVRLTLDEQGAFAATAAPLEPAPSVWTFALSPRRVASSDVLLRHKTTWRSFYDEEPARLGADEALFCNERGALTEGSRSTLFLRRGGTLLTPPLACGLLDGVLRRELIEQGRCIEAVLTPDDLATADEIFFGNSLRGLIRAEPAALAQATG; encoded by the coding sequence GTGCAGAGTTCCCCCACCGTCATCCTGGACGACGCGACCCCCGGTGCCGAGCGGCTGCTGCGATTTGGAGCGCCCGACGCGGTCGTTCAAGCCCGCCGGCCCGACGAGGTTCCCGCCGCGCTGGCCCGGATCGAGGCCGCGCTGGCCGCCGGCCGCCATGTCGCCGGCTGGTTCGGCTATGAGCTGGGCTATGTCCTGGAGCCGCACCTGGCGCCCCTGCGCTGGCCGGACGATCGGGCGCCGCTCCTCTGGTTCGGCATTTTCGACGCCCCCGAATCGGTTTCCCGCGCCGGTCTCGCCGCCGCCGGCCGGGCCTATGCCGGCCCGCTGCGCCACGAATGGGACGAGGCCGCCTATGGGCGCCGCTTCGACCGTGTTCATGCCTATATCGGCGCCGGCGACATCTATCAGGCCAATCTCAGCTTCCGCTCGCGCTTCGCCTTCGCCGGCGACCCGCTGGCGCTCTATCTGCGCCTGCGCGACCGCGCCCAGGCGGCCCACGGCGCCTATATCGACGACGGCGAACGGCAGATCTTAAGTCTCTCGCCCGAACTGTTCTTCCGCATCGCGCCGCAGGGCCGCATCTGGGCGCGGCCGATGAAGGGCACCGCGCCGCGCGGTGCCGACGAACTCTCCGACGCCCGCGCCCGGGCGGCGCTCGCCGTCTCGCCGAAGGACCGCGCCGAGAATCTGATGATCGTCGATCTCGTGCGCAACGATATCGGAAGGCTGGCGCTGATCGGCAGCGTCGCGGTGGAGGATCTCTTCGCGGTCGAGACCTATCCGACGCTGCACACCATGGTCTCCACCGTCACCGCGCAGCTCAAGCCCGGAACGCGCGTCGAGCAGATCGTGCGCGCGCTGTTTCCCTGCGGCTCGATCACCGGCGCGCCGAAAATCCGCGCCATGGAGATCATCCGCGAATTGGAGCAGAGCCCGCGCGGCCTCTATTGCGGCGCCATCGGCCATTTTGCGCCCGACGGCTCGGCCAGCTTCAACGTCGCCATCCGCACCATCGCGATAGAGCGGGGCCGAGGCACGCTCGGCATCGGCGGCGCCGTGGTCCAGGATTCGCGGGCGGACGCCGAATATGCCGAATGCCTCCTCAAGGCGCGCTATTTCGACAGCGTCCGCGAGCCCATCGGCCTGATCGAGACGCTGCGCTGGGAGAGCGGCTTCGTCCGCCCGGACCGCCATCTCGCGCGCATGGAAGCGTCGGCGGCATTTCTCTCGCTCCCCTTCGACCGCCACGCCGCGCTGGCGGCGCTGTCCGCCGCCGTCGCGCGGGCGCGCGAGCCGCTGCGCGTGCGCCTGACGCTGGACGAGCAGGGCGCCTTCGCCGCCACCGCGGCGCCGCTCGAACCCGCGCCGTCGGTCTGGACCTTCGCGCTGTCGCCGCGTCGCGTCGCGAGCTCGGACGTCCTGCTCCGCCACAAGACGACCTGGCGGTCGTTCTACGACGAGGAACCGGCGCGCCTCGGCGCCGACGAAGCACTGTTCTGCAACGAGCGCGGCGCGCTCACCGAGGGCAGCCGCAGCACCCTCTTCCTGCGGCGCGGCGGCACGCTCCTCACGCCGCCGCTCGCATGCGGCCTGCTCGACGGCGTCCTGCGCCGCGAGCTGATCGAGCAGGGGCGCTGCATCGAAGCGGTACTGACGCCGGACGATCTCGCCACGGCGGACGAAATATTCTTCGGCAATTCCCTGCGGGGCCTGATCCGCGCCGAACCGGCCGCCTTGGCGCAGGCAACCGGCTGA
- a CDS encoding DUF1801 domain-containing protein has protein sequence MTSAKKSASKDAGGGASRLIDAKIEQLGDWRGEMLGRLRALVRQADPEIVEEWKWRGVPVWSHDGIVSTGETYKTVVKMTFAKGASLADPSGLFNSSLEGNMRRAIDFREGDKIDARALKELVRAAVELNRAKSKKKAPARAKKPE, from the coding sequence ATGACGAGCGCGAAGAAGAGCGCTTCGAAGGATGCCGGCGGCGGGGCCTCCCGGCTGATCGATGCGAAGATCGAGCAATTGGGCGACTGGCGCGGCGAGATGCTCGGCCGGCTGCGTGCCCTGGTCCGGCAGGCCGATCCCGAAATCGTCGAGGAGTGGAAATGGAGAGGGGTGCCGGTGTGGTCGCATGACGGAATCGTCAGCACGGGCGAGACCTACAAGACCGTCGTGAAGATGACCTTCGCCAAGGGCGCTTCGCTGGCGGATCCTTCGGGTCTCTTCAATTCCAGTCTCGAAGGCAATATGAGACGCGCGATCGATTTTCGCGAGGGCGACAAGATCGACGCGCGCGCCCTGAAGGAGCTCGTCCGGGCCGCCGTCGAACTCAATCGGGCCAAGTCGAAGAAGAAAGCACCGGCCCGGGCGAAGAAACCCGAATAG